The following coding sequences are from one Rutidosis leptorrhynchoides isolate AG116_Rl617_1_P2 chromosome 11, CSIRO_AGI_Rlap_v1, whole genome shotgun sequence window:
- the LOC139875263 gene encoding uncharacterized protein, producing MTVRTNLTSRIHDTQLESLTQEDITTESLKGPDKQFVIRDDGTHCFANRIGVPKFSGQRELVLDEAHKSRYSIHPRSEKIYQDIKALYWWPNLKADIATYVGKCLTCFKVKVEHQKPSGLLTQPKIPSGNGNALQWTFSLSYP from the coding sequence ATGACTGTCCGAACCAACCTTACTTCTCGAATTCATGATACACAACTAGAGTCTTTAACGCAAGAGGATATTACTACTGAATCTCTGAAGGGCCCAGATAAACAGTTTGTCATTAGAGATGATGGAACTCACTGCTTTGCTAATAGAATCGGGGTACCGAAATTTAGCGGAcaaagggaactagtgctagatgaggcgCACAAGTCAAGATACTCTATTCACCCTCGATCTGAAAAAATATATCAAGATATTAAGGCACTATATTGGTGGCCCAATCTGAAGGCCGATATCGCTACTTACGTTGGTAAATGCTTAACATGTTTTAAGGTCAaggttgaacatcagaaaccgtcaggactgCTAACACAACCAAAGAttcccagtggaaatgggaatgcaTTGCAATGGACTTTTTCACTAAGTTACCCATGA